A genomic segment from Vicinamibacterales bacterium encodes:
- a CDS encoding ABC transporter permease — translation MLRHSRLALHALLRQPGFTLTVVGMLGVAIGATTAIFGLINGALLHALPFAEPDRLVMGRATFSGAINPMVSGYDYYDYRAQGRSFESLAAMGPGASPVTVLVDRQPDRANAMFVTWDLFLTLRVSPVLGRPFAEADAAAGRDGVALISHGYWQRRFGGSPDVVNREAVVNGTPVTIVGVMPAAFHLMADTDVWRLTYRDGPMANARRFHNLLLVGRLAPGVTVAQAQADVDVVSARLEREYPDSNRNKALRVTPLQDALVENVRPRLWMLMGAVALVLLMACANVAGLLLARGQQRVREVAVRTALGAPRRSVIAQFLAESVLLALVSGAAGVGVAFVLRGLMLRLAPVSRLGPEATRLDPTVLLFVLVVSVVTGVVFGVLPAVRGSSVDAATELRAGTRTTEARAGTRLRSGLVVVQVALGVVLLIGAGLLIKSLAKQMAVDLGFEPAHVLTAGVTLSERDYPSPPVRSAFFTSLVDEVRALPGVEAVGLVSQLPIRHPAGNLYLRRPGQEAVATMDRSADFRVVLPGYFDAMRMPIVAGRDIADSDGEGRTRVMVITQSLAALMFPGENPLGQTLVVDLGEAVPHEVVGVVADARLRRVSSEPFHAMYMSALQTPRFAMYLTVRTAGDPEGVVTPLRDLLRHKDPTIALAEPTGMTAIVDDALADSRVVTLALAMFSGVALVLALVGLYSVLAFYVGQRRRELGVRMALGASGGDVMSLVLGRGLRLTGAGLAAGLAGAYVATSALGSLLFHTAPTDLSTFLLAPVLFAAVSALACLVPAWRASRVNPVDALRAE, via the coding sequence ATGCTCCGCCACAGCCGCCTGGCTCTTCACGCGCTCCTCCGACAGCCGGGGTTCACCCTGACCGTCGTCGGGATGCTCGGCGTCGCCATCGGCGCCACCACGGCCATCTTCGGCCTGATCAACGGCGCCCTGCTCCACGCCCTGCCGTTCGCCGAGCCCGATCGCCTCGTGATGGGGCGGGCCACGTTCAGCGGCGCCATCAACCCGATGGTGTCTGGCTACGACTACTACGACTACCGCGCGCAGGGCCGGTCGTTCGAGTCGCTGGCCGCGATGGGCCCGGGCGCGAGCCCGGTCACCGTGCTGGTGGACCGGCAGCCCGACCGGGCGAACGCGATGTTCGTCACGTGGGATCTGTTTCTGACGCTGCGCGTGTCGCCCGTGCTGGGAAGGCCGTTCGCGGAGGCGGACGCCGCCGCCGGCCGCGACGGCGTCGCCCTCATCAGCCACGGCTACTGGCAGCGGCGCTTCGGCGGGTCTCCTGACGTCGTGAACCGGGAGGCCGTCGTGAACGGCACGCCGGTCACGATCGTCGGCGTGATGCCGGCCGCGTTCCATCTCATGGCCGACACCGACGTGTGGCGGCTCACCTACCGCGACGGGCCGATGGCCAACGCCCGCCGCTTCCACAACCTGCTCCTGGTGGGGCGCCTGGCACCCGGCGTGACCGTGGCGCAGGCTCAGGCCGACGTGGACGTGGTCTCGGCCCGGCTCGAACGGGAGTATCCCGACAGCAACCGGAACAAGGCGCTGCGCGTCACGCCGCTGCAGGACGCGCTCGTCGAGAACGTGCGGCCGCGGCTCTGGATGCTGATGGGCGCCGTCGCGCTGGTGCTCCTCATGGCGTGTGCGAACGTCGCCGGCCTCCTGCTCGCGCGCGGCCAGCAGCGCGTCCGCGAGGTGGCCGTGCGCACGGCGCTCGGGGCACCCCGGCGATCGGTGATCGCGCAGTTCCTGGCGGAAAGCGTGCTGCTCGCGCTCGTGTCGGGGGCGGCCGGCGTCGGCGTGGCGTTCGTCCTGCGCGGACTGATGCTGCGGCTGGCGCCGGTCAGCCGGCTCGGACCCGAGGCCACGCGCCTGGACCCGACCGTGCTGCTCTTCGTCCTCGTCGTCTCCGTCGTCACCGGGGTGGTCTTCGGTGTGCTGCCGGCGGTGCGCGGGTCGTCGGTGGACGCGGCGACGGAGCTCAGGGCGGGCACCCGGACCACCGAAGCGCGGGCGGGCACCAGGCTGCGCAGCGGACTGGTCGTCGTCCAGGTGGCGCTGGGCGTCGTGCTCCTGATCGGCGCGGGACTCCTCATCAAGAGCCTGGCGAAGCAGATGGCCGTGGACCTGGGGTTCGAACCGGCTCACGTCCTGACCGCCGGCGTCACGCTGTCCGAGCGGGACTACCCGTCGCCGCCCGTCCGATCGGCGTTCTTCACGTCCCTCGTGGACGAGGTGCGGGCGTTGCCGGGCGTGGAGGCCGTCGGCCTCGTGAGCCAGCTGCCCATCCGCCATCCCGCCGGCAACCTCTACCTCCGCCGGCCGGGTCAGGAGGCCGTGGCCACCATGGATCGGTCCGCCGACTTCCGCGTGGTGCTGCCCGGCTACTTCGACGCGATGCGGATGCCGATCGTGGCGGGCCGCGACATCGCCGACTCGGACGGCGAGGGCCGCACGCGCGTGATGGTCATCACGCAGTCCCTGGCGGCGCTGATGTTCCCGGGCGAGAATCCGCTGGGCCAGACGCTCGTCGTCGACCTCGGCGAGGCCGTGCCGCACGAGGTGGTCGGCGTCGTGGCGGACGCGCGCCTGCGGCGCGTCAGCAGCGAGCCGTTCCACGCGATGTACATGTCCGCCCTCCAGACGCCCCGGTTCGCGATGTACCTCACCGTGCGCACCGCTGGCGATCCGGAGGGCGTGGTGACTCCGCTTCGCGATCTGCTCCGGCACAAGGACCCCACCATCGCCCTGGCCGAGCCGACCGGCATGACCGCGATCGTGGACGACGCGCTGGCCGACAGCCGTGTCGTCACGCTGGCCCTGGCGATGTTCTCCGGCGTGGCCCTCGTGCTGGCGCTGGTCGGGCTCTACAGCGTGCTGGCGTTCTACGTCGGCCAGCGGCGCCGGGAGTTGGGCGTGCGGATGGCGCTCGGGGCCAGCGGCGGCGACGTGATGTCGCTCGTCCTGGGCCGCGGCCTCAGGCTCACGGGCGCCGGACTCGCCGCCGGCCTGGCCGGGGCCTACGTGGCCACGAGCGCGCTGGGCTCGCTGCTCTTCCACACGGCGCCCACGGACCTGTCCACGTTCCTCCTGGCGCCCGTGCTCTTCGCGGCGGTCAGCGCCCTGGCCTGCCTCGTCCCGGCATGGCGGGCCTCGCGCGTGAACCCCGTGGACGCGCTGCGCGCCGAGTAG